Proteins encoded in a region of the Spirochaetota bacterium genome:
- a CDS encoding anaerobic ribonucleoside-triphosphate reductase activating protein — MNIRGIQKTSLIDYPQVISTVLFTGGCNLQCLYCHNPSLACNDCNLNQYSNNEVLELLQKRKNLIGGVVLTGGEPTLGKGIVPFLENVKEIGLKVKLDTNGFQPKVLQKLASRKLLDYVAIDIKTSPEKYPSLTKTKLPFDLILESIALLKEYNIVFELRTTCVPGYVTLEDFHSIKERIGKVLYYYLQQFHNHNTLDATLKKVLPYPAEILHSFRAFVQTFATICEIRGI; from the coding sequence ATGAATATTCGGGGTATTCAGAAAACCTCACTCATTGATTATCCTCAAGTTATAAGTACTGTTCTTTTTACCGGGGGATGCAATTTACAGTGCCTTTATTGTCACAATCCTTCTTTAGCATGTAATGACTGTAATCTGAACCAATATTCAAACAATGAAGTTTTAGAATTGTTACAAAAGCGTAAGAATTTGATTGGTGGTGTTGTCCTCACAGGCGGAGAACCAACACTTGGAAAGGGAATTGTTCCCTTTTTAGAGAATGTAAAAGAAATTGGATTGAAAGTTAAACTTGATACTAATGGTTTCCAACCAAAAGTACTACAAAAATTAGCTTCCAGGAAACTGTTGGATTATGTTGCCATAGATATTAAAACATCTCCCGAAAAATACCCTTCATTAACCAAAACTAAACTGCCGTTTGATTTAATTTTAGAATCTATTGCTTTATTAAAAGAATACAATATCGTATTTGAACTCAGAACAACATGTGTTCCAGGATATGTAACCTTAGAAGATTTCCATAGTATTAAAGAACGCATTGGGAAGGTGCTGTATTATTATTTGCAGCAATTTCATAACCATAACACTCTTGACGCAACACTAAAAAAGGTGCTACCCTATCCCGCAGAGATATTACATTCATTCCGCGCATTTGTTCAGACATTTGCAACCATTTGTGAAATCAGAGGAATATAA